From a single Tachypleus tridentatus isolate NWPU-2018 chromosome 6, ASM421037v1, whole genome shotgun sequence genomic region:
- the LOC143253823 gene encoding LOW QUALITY PROTEIN: myosin regulatory light chain 2-like (The sequence of the model RefSeq protein was modified relative to this genomic sequence to represent the inferred CDS: deleted 4 bases in 2 codons) — MADDKKEKKKKSKKKEEAPAAPEPASSSPAPAPAPAPAPVSKGSTKKAARSGSNVFSMFTQRQVQEFKEAFQLIDQDKDGFISKNDLKATFDSLGRVITDEEVETMVSEAPGPINFTMFLTIFGDKMTGGTDEEDVIVNAFIRFDEGEGLVHEDTLRHALMTWGEKLSSQEVDDAFNEAPMNNEGQIDLKKFAQVLTRGAEEEEEAGA, encoded by the exons GCGGATGACAAGAaagagaagaagaagaaaagtaaGAAGAAGGAAGAGGCTCCAGCAGCTCCAGAACCA GCCAGCTCCAGCCCAGCCCCGGCCCCTGCTCCAGCTCCTGCGCCGGTATCTAAGGGGTCCACTAAGAAGGCGGCT AGATCGGGTTCAAACGTTTTCTCCATGTTCACTCAGCGCCAAGTACAAGAATTCAAGGAG gcttttcaacttattGACCAAGACAAAGATGGTTTTATCTCCAAGAACGATTTAAAAGCTACCTTTGATTCTCTAG GCCGAGTTATCACTGATGAAGAGGTCGAGACTATGGTGTCCGAAGCGCCAGGACCTATCAACTTCACCATGTTTCTGACCATTTTTGGTGACAAAATGACTGGag gTACTGACGAAGAAGACGTTATTGTCAACGCTTTCATTCGTTTTGACGAAGGTGAAGGCTTAGTTCATGAAGATAC tttaaggCATGCCCTAATGACTTGGGGCGAGAAACTCTCCTCTCAGGAG GTGGACGATGCTTTCAACGAAGCTCCCATGAACAATGAGGGCCAGATTGACTTGAAAAAATTCGCTCAGGTTCTGACCAGAGGTGCTGAAGAGGAAGAAGAAGCCGGGgcgtaa
- the HDAC3 gene encoding histone deacetylase 3, with protein sequence MTKKSVIYFWDPDVGNFHYGPGHPMKPHRLSVTHSLVLHYGLYKKVQVYRPYRASAHDMCRFHSDEYIDFLQRVTPQNIQSFTKSLSHFNVGDDCPVFDGLYDFCSMYTGASLEGAVKLNNMCCDIAVNWSGGLHHAKKFEASGFCYVNDIVIAILELLKYHPRVLYVDIDIHHGDGVQEAFYLTDRVMTVSFHKYGNYFFPGTGDMYEIGAESGRYYSVNVPLKEGIDDQSYFQVFKPVIQHVVEFYQPTCIVLQCGSDSLAGDRLGCFNLSIKGHGECVKFVKELGLPLFVLGGGGYTVRNVARCWTYETSLLVEETISNEIPYNEYFEYFAPDFLLHPEVVTRQENANSRQYLEAIIKATTENLKCLIHAPSVQMQDVPPDVLSFDNPNEDDNLDSHSQSEADTKVEPANEFFDGEKDQDKDNEVVEV encoded by the coding sequence atgacaaaGAAAAGTGTGATATACTTTTGGGACCCGGACGTTGGAAATTTTCATTATGGGCCAGGACATCCAATGAAACCTCATCGGTTGTCGGTAACTCATAGTCTGGTATTACATTATGGTTTATATAAGAAAGTGCAAGTTTACAGACCTTACCGTGCTAGTGCTCATGACATGTGTCGTTTTCACTCTGATGAATATATAGATTTTCTTCAAAGAGTTACTCCTCAGAATATTCAGAGTTTTACAAAAAGTTTAAGCCATTTTAATGTAGGAGATGACTGTCCAGTGTTTGACGGTCTCTACGACTTCTGTTCCATGTATACAGGAGCATCTTTAGAAGGTGCGGTAAAACTTAATAATATGTGTTGTGATATTGCCGTCAACTGGTCGGGGGGGTTACATCATGCTAAAAAATTCGAAGCATCAGGTTTTTGTTACGTGAATGATATCGTGATAGCAATTTTGGAATTGCTGAAATATCATCCACGGGTCTTGTACGTGGACATAGATATTCACCATGGTGACGGAGTTCAGGAAGCATTTTATTTGACAGATAGAGTTATGACAGTTTCTTTTCATAAATATGGAAATTACTTTTTTCCTGGAACAGGTGATATGTACGAAATAGGAGCTGAAAGTGGACGTTACTATTCAGTTAACGTTCCTCTTAAGGAAGGAATTGATGATCAaagttattttcaagtttttaaaccTGTGATTCAACATGTGGTTGAGTTTTATCAACCAACTTGTATCGTTTTACAGTGTGGTTCTGATTCATTAGCAGGGGACAGACTTGGGTGCTTTAATCTTAGCATCAAAGGACATGGAGAATGTGTTAAGTTTGTCAAAGAATTAGGTTTGCCTTTATTTGTTCTTGGAGGTGGAGGTTACACGGTGCGAAATGTTGCTCGTTGTTGGACTTATGAAACTTCTCTTTTAGTTGAAGAAACAATTAGCAACGAGATCCCATATAACGAATATTTTGAATACTTTGCACCCGACTTCTTATTACATCCTGAAGTTGTAACGAGGCAGGAAAATGCAAATAGTAGACAGTATCTTGAAGCAATTATAAAAGCCACCACAGAAAACTTGAAATGTCTCATTCATGCTCCAAGTGTACAGATGCAGGATGTCCCTCCAGATGTACTGAGTTTTGATAACCCTAATGAAGATGATAATTTAGATTCTCACAGTCAGAGTGAAGCTGACACCAAAGTTGAACCAGCTAATGAATTTTTTGATGGGGAGAAAGACCAAGATAAGGACAATGAAGTGGTTGAAGTTTAG